Part of the Tolypothrix sp. PCC 7910 genome, TATCGATAGCATTAATGTCTGCCTTGCAGGTAAGCTCTTAGGTCGTCCAGGAATCAGCAATTCCTTAGCACAAGACTTAATTTTGCAAACCAATACTGGGTTGGTGAAGTTGCACCACATTCCGTGGCTGGGACAATCCATAAATCCTCAAGACTTTATTGGTAGGCAAATTACAGTTACAGGTTGGTTCCGGCGCGGTGCAACCCCCTGGATTGATATCCAAACTATGCAAACCCAAAACGGTCAAACTGTTAACAGCGCTCATCCCATTTGGTCTACAGTCATTGCAGTTGCAGCCCAAGCTTGGGGCGCTTTTATTTTCCTCAGAGGCTAGGAGCTAGAGACGGGGAAGCAGAGGAAGATAATTCCCATCACCAATGCCCCATGCCCAAAAAATATTACGAAAATTTGCAATTCTTGCTAGCAAGTGTTACATTTATTTACATAAACATTTCTAATTAATATAACTCGGCAGTCGAGCTTAGTTATTAATTACCAACGCTTGCGCCAATCTATCTTTGTGATTCTCCCAACACAGCAGTAAACCGACCAGCCACCGGCTGGTTTTTGTTTCCTAATGTTTCCTCTTGAGAAAAAATTGTATTTTATGTTACGATTCGATTACACGAATATGCCAGAAATGTATGCGCTGAACTAGCTACGTAGAAAATACCGTGATAATGTAAGGAATGGTGTTTAATTCTGCGAACAAGGGCATAGGAAAACGTTTACTTTAGCAGGCAGTAAACTATTAAATTACAATTCTTATAACTAAAGGTGGTATTTAATTGAGCTTAGTTTGCTATTTGGCATTAAACAAGCTTGACCCCGACGAAAAATTGTATTGTATAGGTTGACAGTTTTGAGTAAAAAATTGGTTTATGGCAGTCTTGGGAAATAGCATATATTTGAAAGCCAAAGCCAAGTGATTGTTTTCTCATTTGCCTTGTTCATTCAACTCTGGAGGTATAGTTCATGTCTGTTCGCCTATATATAGGCAATTTGCCAAAAGAAGAAATAGATCGTCAAGAACTGCAAGCAGTTTTTGCTGCCGAAGGTGATGCTGTCACCACAAAATTAATTAAAGACCGCAAAACAGGCAAATGCCGTGGCTTCGGCTTTCTCACAGTGAATAATGATGAACAAGCCGATCAAATTATTGAAAAGTATAATGGTCAATTGTTCAAAGACACTGCCATCAAGCTAGAGAAGGCATTACCACGCACTAAAGGCGACGAAGGTGACGAGCAAGCACCCAAACCAACTCAAAGCGCTGGTAGCAGTAATCCTGCTCCTGTTACCCATAAAGAAAGCAACCGTCGCGAGAAATCTTCTAAGAAGCCTCGGCGTGGTGCTGCTAGCAGCGGACGCGAAACAACCACAACATCTGACTCAGATGCTATTCGTCCAGATCCCCGTTGGGCTTCTGAATTAGAAAAGCTGAAGCAGATGCTAGCTGCACAAACTACAAATTAATCTTGATGCAAAAGCAATTAAAAATTAAAAATCAGATTTTTTTTGATTTTTAATTTTTAATTTTTTACTTACTGGAATACCACGGCAAGAAATTTACAATACCATATAGCATTTTGCCTATAAGGCAAGTAAAATTACCTTTTCTAGAGTATAGTTGAGGTTTTTGTTATTGGTATGTATATTTTGGCATGGAGTCCAGTTTTGTTTTAGTTAGATAATAAGTGTTTTTATCCACGATTAGTTATTAACTCTTTGGACTTTTTTCATAAGTCAATCACGGGAAAATTACACAAATAAAAATTAAAAATCCTAACTTCATTATTCAAAGTTCCCTATCTTGCAGCTAAATGCCTGTGTTATACATTACACAGAAATTCACAGGACTAGTACAGCGCGGCGTAAATACAGCTATCCTTTCAAACAGCCAAAAGCCTTTATATATTAACCTTTGGAGTTTTGACTTGTGACTTTTGACTTCCGCGCAGCGGTACTAGGTATGACAATCTCTCCTTTAACCTCTAGGCCCTAGTCCCTATTTTCAGTGCAGTTCCCATCCGCCACATTCTGGAAAATAAATCAGTTATTCTGTTCCCACTTTGGGTAATTTTGTGATAAAAAATCATAAAAAATCGTAAAATCTACTGTTGCGATGGGAATAATATCCATAGCAGACCATCGGCAGAGATTTTTTTTTGCAATGTCGAGTAGGGACTGTAGAAATTTAAAAGCAAAGGTGAATACCTGAGTTATGCAAAAGTTGGGGAAAAAATTGTGTGAAAATTCTTTTAATAGAAGATGACAAGCAGACAAATTTAGTCCTAGCCAAAGCGCTTTCAACTCTGAATTACCAAATAGAGAGCACTAACGATGGTGAAACTGGGTTAGAGTTGGCTAAAGCATTTGATTACGACTTGCTGATTTTGGACGTGATGCTACCGAAATTGGACGGGATTAGTCTTTGTCGCCAACTCCGCTTGGAAGGATCTCAAGTACCCATTCTTATGCTGACCGCTAAAGAAGATATCAGTATGCGTGTCATGGGTTTAGAGGCGGGAGCAGATGATTATATTAACAAACCGTTTGAGCTATCAGAGTTAATCGCCAGAATTCGAGCTTTAATGCGGCGAGGTAAGACAATTCTCGCAAAGGTTCTAGTTTGGGAGAATTTAGAGCTTGATATTAATATCAAAGAAGTTACCTATGCAAGCAAGCGTCTGCATCTTACCCCTAAAGAGTATGGTTTGTTAGAACTCTTTTTGCAAAATCCGCGCCGGATATTTAGTAGAAGTGTTTTACTAGATAGAATTTGGTCTGCTGATGAGTTTCCTGGGGAAGAAGCAGTGACAACCCAAATTAAGGGTTTGCGCCAGAAGCTCAAAGCCGCAGGAATGACTGCAGATTTCATAGAAACAGTATATGGTTTAGGTTATCGGTTGAAAGAACCAAAAAATCAGCCGCAAAAGCAAAATCTTCCCAGTGCGAATTTGTCAGAGAAAGAACAAGCCGAAGCTAAAGTTATGGCTGTAGTGGCAAATATGCGGGAAGAGTTTCTCAAAAGTTTTAGCGAAAAGTTTGAGTTATTAGAACAGGCGATCGCACAATTATCAAGTGTAACTCCAGATAAGCGGATATTAAAACAAGCACAGGCAGAAGCTCACCGGTTAGCTGGTTCTTTAGGATGTTACGGTTTTCTGGAAGGTTCTAAAATAGCTCGTGACATAGAACAACTGTTAGAAAGATACACTGTTCCCTACCAGAGAATAGCTTTGCAGTTGGTAGAGTTACTGAAATTACTCAAACAAACATTGCAGCAACAGCCATCTTCACTAGTTAACCCTGCCAATGCTCAAATTACATCATCAGCAAACTTACTAATTGTTGATGATGATACGACTCTGACGGAGCGAATTAAATTAGAAGCTATATCCTGGGGTTTTCATGTAGAGGTAGCAGCAGATATCAAAACGGCGAGAAACATTCTTGCCTTAAATTCTGTTGAAGTCATATTACTTGATTTATCATTTCCTGCTAAAGAAGAGAATGGTTTAACTTTTCTAGCAGAATTGAGTGAGACACATCCAGAGATTCCTGTTTTAGTATTGACTACTAATAATCAATTGCAAAATAGGGTGGAAGCTGCTCGTTTAGGCGCACAGAGCTTTTTAAACAAAACTATGTCTGCTGTAGAGGTTTTAACCGCTATTAATATAGCTCTCAACCAACAAACTGCTACAGATGCCAAAGTTCTCGTTGTAGATGACGATCCTTTCATACTCCATAAGGTTAGTACTTTGCTCTCGCCTTGGGGATTGCAAGTCACATCATTACAAGAGTCTCAAAGATTTTGGGAAGTATTAGAATCGACTAAACCCGATCTGTTAATTTTAGATATTGAGATGCCGGATTTTAATGGTATAGAATTATGCCAAATAATCCGTAACGATCATTGTTGGCATCGCTTACCAATTTTATTTCTCTCTGCCCATTTTGAACCAGAAATACTGTATCAAGTTTATTTAGTTGGAGCCGACGACTACATCAGAAAACCAATTGTAGAGCCAGAATTAATTGCTCGGATTCTCAATCGGTTAGAACGGACACATCTGAGCAAAAAATTATTACATAAATATTACCAGTAGTCAGAGCGATACCATGCTACAAAAACGCATTTTGGTCATTGATGATGAAAAAAATCTATGTACAGTGATTAAAGCTTGTTTAGAAAATATTGGACGTTGGCAAGTTCTGGTGGCACAGTCTGGTACTGAAGGGCTAGCTGTAGCAAAAAGTGAACATCCTGATGCAATTCTCTTAGATGTTATGATGCCTGATATTGATGGAATGTCACTTTTTCATAGTTTGCAAGACAATTTAACTACTAATGGAATTCCAGTAATTTTATTAACAGCTAAAGTACAAACAGTAGATTTAAACGAATTTTCCCAGTTGGCAATTGCAGGGGTGATTTCTAAACCTTTTGATCCTTTGCGCTTATCAGAACTAGTTGCCAATACTCTAGGATGGAAGTTTTAGGGTTTAAAATCAGCAAATCTCCCAATGCGTGAATAACAGGGGAGTAGAGAACAGGGAAAAAAGCTATTTGTGCTTGAGGAAGTTGTTGCGGAAATAGCAGAGCAGTTCTCTATGAGTGCGATTAATTAGAGCTAAGCTACAAGTCAGTATCCCATTTATTTTTTTATTTTTCACCAGAGAAAATACCTCATAATTTCCTCATAATTATTTTTTAGTCTAAATGGTAAGTTGAGTTGGGAAACGGTAAATAATGGGAAGATGAAGAAATAGTTTGGCTGACTATTTATCTTCCTTCAGCTGGTTAAATATCAGCTGATACGCGCTTAAATAATCTATTCTTCGATTCAAGTTTTCCTTTGTTCAGAGGAGTCAGTACCTATAGCGAATCGCAACCAACTTCTACCCCATTGGGTAAGTAAGCTAGGCGTAGCGTCTCCTATGGGAAATTTCGCTGGCGTTCCAATATCGAATCTTGTGTTGGGATGACGACTATTAATAACCCGATCGCGAGATCTAGGTTAACTGAGTAATCGAGTATCTATAGTATTTTGATACTGAAAATTAGTGTTTGTAATATGTCTAGAAAACGTATTCTTTTGATTGATGATGAAAAATCACTGTCTACAGTGATTCAAGCCTGTCTAGAAAACTTAGCCGATTGGACAGTACTAAAAGCTGAATCAGGTAGAGAAGGCTTACTGAAAGCCCAAACTGAAAAGTTGAATGCTATTTTGCTTGATGTGATGATGCCTGATGTAGATGGATTTACTGTGTTACAAGAATTAAAAAATAATCCTGTCACACAAAGCATTCCAGTTATGTTGATCACTGCTAAAGTGGAGCCTACCAAACATGAACAATATGCCCAGTTAGGAATCGCAGGTGTGATTAATAAACCATTTGACCCGTTAAGGCTGGCGGAACAGGTAGCAGGTATTTTGGGTTGGAAGTAATATCAACTGTAAATTGGGGATTTGGGATTTTGAATTAAAAATCTTGATTATCAGATAATTTTGTAAATCTCCAACAATACTATCTATCCTAATTCCGTGCCCGATGCTCAAGATTTGAATATACCAGCTAATCTCTACGAGGAATTTAAACTTTCAATTAAAGGAAGTCGGTGAGCAAGATTTAATGTATGAGAAGAAATATGAATTAAAAGTATGGTGTGTTATGCAGTAAGCTAACGCACCTTGAATTGTTTGTATTTTTGTGTGTTGTGCAGTGCGACAGCACACCCTAATTCTATAGTATGTTTGGCTATTTCTAGAGTTAGTTAATAGAAAATAAATAGCTATAAATATAATAATATGATGTTCGTTTGAATACTTATCATATCTGTGAAGCTTGGTAATAGGTAATGGGTAATGGGAAAGAAAAATACAGTTGAACAATTACCAATTACCAAGAAGACCAACCATATCGTAAATAATTAGCTGGACTTGATATCATTTGGCTATTGTGTCTAGTATTTATAAAATTGCTATTAGATTTCTGGTTTGGGAATTGTAAAATAAAAAATACTCCCTTCACCTAAAACACTTTCTGCCCAAATTGTGCCACCGTGTTGTTGCACAATACCACGACAAATAGCTAATCCTAAACCTGTGCCACCTTTTTGACGAGAATCGCTAGCATCAACTTGTTGAAAACGTCCAAAAATAGTTTCTAACATATCATTAGGGATTCCTCTACCCTGGTCTTGAACTTTAAATAAAATGCGATCGCTCAAATCTTCGACACTCAGTGTAACGGTGCTATTAGCTGGGGAAAATTTGATGGCGTTACCAATTAAGTTGAGTAGGGTTTGCATAATGCGATCGGGGTCTACTGATATCTTGATAGAGGTTAGCGACATCTCTAATGCAACATTATTAGCTGTAGCTAAAGGCTGTAAAGCTTCTACAGATTGGCGTATCAATATAGCAGCATCACACCGTTGCTTAACAAGAGAAAACTTGTTGGATTCTAAATGTTCTAAATCTAAAATATCATTGACTAAGCGTACTAAACGTTCCGTATCGCTGTAAGCAATATCTAACATTTGTTGAGATGTTTCTGGTTGCGTTTGCAATACTCCAGAAGATAGCAATCCTAAAGCACCGCGAATTGATGCTAAAGGTGTTCGTAATTCATGGCTCACAATTGAGACAAATTCATTCTTCATTTTCTCAATTGCTCGACTTTCAGTAATATCTTCTATTGTGCCAACGTACCCTATAATTTCATGAGGAGAAGAGAGAATTGGGACAATAGTAATGCGTAAAAAACGTAATGTTGAATCAGTACGAATGTAACGCACCTCTGTACAGAATTCTAAGGTTACTGTTGCCAAATCTTGCCACTGGGGCCAAAATACTGCTAAATCCTCTGGATGAATATACTGTAACCAACGGTCGCCAAATGAGTCTTCTAAACTCAATCCACAAATCGATTGAAAACGGGGATTTGTATAAATATTTGTACCCAGAGTATCGCTTCTAAAAATACCCACAGGTGCCGAATCGCTGAGAGTCCGAAATAAAGTTTCGCTTTGCCGCATAGCTTCTTCAGCTAGTTTAAGGCTGCTAACATCAATGCTGACACCAATAACCACCCAAGTATTAGTTTCTTCTTGGCGAACAGAAGAATAAGTAGTAGAAATCCAGCGAACAGAACCATCTTTGTGACGGAATCTATACTCTATAGAGTTACTACCTTCAGCAATACTGCGCTGAAACCGAGCATACATAACTTGTTCTCGGTCTTCTGGAAGTACCCGTGAAATCCACAGCTTTTTATCTGCCAGAATTTCTGCAGGAGAATAACCAAAAATTATTTCGCTAGCAGCAGACTGATATTCATATTCCCATTCTTGATTAGCAGAGATCCGAAAACTAAATATAGAAGCGCTAGCTGTGGAGAGAATATTTTGTAATCGTTTTTCAGAAGCTTGCAGTGCTAATTCTAAACGTTTGCGATCGCTAATATCAACACTCACTCCCGTGACAATCCAACAATCAGCCGCTTCGTCTCGATGGGAAGAGTAAGTTGCAGAAATCCACCGCAGAGAACCATCTTTATGATGAAATCGATACTCGATAGTACTAGTGCGTTCAGCAAAAATTTTCTCAAATAGCGGATATAAAACTTGTTCTCTATCTTCTGCAAATACCTGTGACATCCAAAGCTGGTTGTCAGATACGAT contains:
- a CDS encoding response regulator; the protein is MSRKRILLIDDEKSLSTVIQACLENLADWTVLKAESGREGLLKAQTEKLNAILLDVMMPDVDGFTVLQELKNNPVTQSIPVMLITAKVEPTKHEQYAQLGIAGVINKPFDPLRLAEQVAGILGWK
- a CDS encoding RNA-binding protein yields the protein MSVRLYIGNLPKEEIDRQELQAVFAAEGDAVTTKLIKDRKTGKCRGFGFLTVNNDEQADQIIEKYNGQLFKDTAIKLEKALPRTKGDEGDEQAPKPTQSAGSSNPAPVTHKESNRREKSSKKPRRGAASSGRETTTTSDSDAIRPDPRWASELEKLKQMLAAQTTN
- a CDS encoding response regulator; translated protein: MKILLIEDDKQTNLVLAKALSTLNYQIESTNDGETGLELAKAFDYDLLILDVMLPKLDGISLCRQLRLEGSQVPILMLTAKEDISMRVMGLEAGADDYINKPFELSELIARIRALMRRGKTILAKVLVWENLELDINIKEVTYASKRLHLTPKEYGLLELFLQNPRRIFSRSVLLDRIWSADEFPGEEAVTTQIKGLRQKLKAAGMTADFIETVYGLGYRLKEPKNQPQKQNLPSANLSEKEQAEAKVMAVVANMREEFLKSFSEKFELLEQAIAQLSSVTPDKRILKQAQAEAHRLAGSLGCYGFLEGSKIARDIEQLLERYTVPYQRIALQLVELLKLLKQTLQQQPSSLVNPANAQITSSANLLIVDDDTTLTERIKLEAISWGFHVEVAADIKTARNILALNSVEVILLDLSFPAKEENGLTFLAELSETHPEIPVLVLTTNNQLQNRVEAARLGAQSFLNKTMSAVEVLTAINIALNQQTATDAKVLVVDDDPFILHKVSTLLSPWGLQVTSLQESQRFWEVLESTKPDLLILDIEMPDFNGIELCQIIRNDHCWHRLPILFLSAHFEPEILYQVYLVGADDYIRKPIVEPELIARILNRLERTHLSKKLLHKYYQ
- a CDS encoding response regulator, with the translated sequence MLQKRILVIDDEKNLCTVIKACLENIGRWQVLVAQSGTEGLAVAKSEHPDAILLDVMMPDIDGMSLFHSLQDNLTTNGIPVILLTAKVQTVDLNEFSQLAIAGVISKPFDPLRLSELVANTLGWKF